In Ammospiza caudacuta isolate bAmmCau1 chromosome 2, bAmmCau1.pri, whole genome shotgun sequence, a genomic segment contains:
- the LOC131572450 gene encoding collagen alpha-1(I) chain-like, which yields MAESPGRPPESSDVPREGARPGLCPEGAAEPPDGPAERPRLSAEGAPGDSGSPEASGDSAGHEGRPGGEPGVTDGPEAGRAEPEGEAGAAAEPEGAAPGGMEPEDAAESPAGTAQEEAAPAATEPEDGAAAPAGTEPEGAGAAPTGTEPEKAAAAGTEPEGEAVAPAGTEPQVREEGPAGREPQEAAATVPAEAEPEEAAATAPAGTEPGEAEGTAPSRTEPGEGEGTALSRTEPGEAEATAPAGTEPGEGEGTAPSRAEPGEAVGQAAPEGTEPEDAVATAPSGTDPEEAPREAAPTGTVPEDAMQEAAPTGTEPEEAAGTAPEGTVPVDAVQEAAPADVTIPEDEVQEAAPAGTVPQEALGTVPKDEPQEAAQAGTVPEEGAAPLGTVPKGEGQEAAQERVPAGTVPKDEGQEEAPAGTVTQEALGTIPKDAVQKAAPAGTVPKDEEQEAAPGDVTVPRDVVLTGTVPEDAVQAAAPDDVTVPKDAVQEAAPAGTIPKDEAQEAAPDDVTVPEDAVPDDVTVPKDAVLGDVTVPEDTVPGDVTVPEDAVPAGTVPADAVPGDVTGPEDTVPGDVTVPEDAAPDDVTVPADAVPDDVTVPKDAVPDDVTVPADAIPGDVTVPADAVPDDVMVPADAVPAGTVPADAVPDDVTVPKDAVPADVTVPADAVPGPVTVPEDAVPAGTVPAEGSADAPQSRGALPGCPRAPGGPGAEAEAEAERAPAAPAGSGAPGPESGWDRSLNGEREQLREDGTGSPGAPEEQEQEEEEEKQDHDISLFVKESLA from the exons ATGGCGGAGAGCCCGGGGCGGCCCCCGGAGAGCAGCGATGTCCCGCGGGAGGGGGCTCGGCCCGGGCTGTGCCCCGAGGGGGCGGCCGAGCCCCCGGACGGGCCCGCGGAGCGGCCGCGGCTGAGCGCGGAGGGGGCGCCCGGGGACAGCGGCTCCCCCGAGG cgagcggggacagcgcggggcaCGAGGGGCGGCCGGGCGGGGAGCCGGGGGTGACGGACGGGCCCGAggcgggcagggcagagcccgAGGGAGAGGCGGGGGCAGCGGCGGAGCCTGAaggggcagccccggggggaATGGAGCCCGAGGACGCGGCTGAGAGCCCGGCGGGGACGGCGCAGGAAGAGGCGGCCCCGGCAGCGACAGAGCCCGAGGACGGAGCCGCGGCCCCGGCAGGGACGGAGCCCGAGGGCGCAGGGGCTGCTCCGACGGGGACGGAGCCCGAGAAAGCAGCAGCGGCGGGGACGGAGCCTGAGGGAGAGGCGGTGGCACCGGCGGGGACGGAGCCCCAGGTGAGGGAGGAAGGCCCGGCGGGGAGAGAGCCCCAGGAGGCGGCCGCGACTGTCCCGGCAGAAGCAGAGCCTGAGGAGGCTGCGGCGACAGCCccggcagggacagagcccgggGAAGCAGAGGGGACAGCGCCATCGAGGACGGAGCCcggggaaggagaggggacagcGCTATCGAGGACGGAGCCCGGGGAAGCAGAGGCGACAGCCccggcagggacagagcccggggaaggagaggggacagcGCCATCGAGGGCAGAGCCCGGAGAGGCGGTGGGACAGGCGGCcccagaggggacagagcccgAGGACGCTGTCGCGACAGCCCCGTCCGGGACAGATCCCGAGGAAGCTCCGAGGGAGGCGGCCCCGACGGGGACAGTCCCTGAAGATGCGATGCAAGAGGCAGCCCCGACGGGGACAGAGCCCGAGGAGGCCGCGGGCACAGCTCCAGAGGGGACAGTCCCCGTGGATGCGGTGCAGGAGGCAGCCCCGGCAGATGTGACAATTCCCGAGGATGAAGTGCAGGAGGCAGCCCCCGCTGGGACAGTCCCCCAGGAGGCGCTGGGGACAGTCCCGAAGGATGAGCCGCAGGaagcagctcaggcagggacAGTTCCCGAGGAGGGGGCGGCCCCGCTGGGGACAGTCCCCAAGGGCgaggggcaggaggcagctcag GAGAGAGttccagcagggacagtgccTAAGGACGAGGGGCAGGAAGAAGCCCCGGCAGGGACAGTCACCCAGGAGGCGTTGGGGACAATTCCCAAGGATGCGGTGCAgaaggcagctccagcagggacagtcCCCAAGGATgaagagcaggaggcagctccgGGTGATGTGACAGTCCCCAGGGATGTAGTCCTGACAGGGACAGTCCCTGAAGATGCGGTGCAGGCGGCAGCCCCGGATGATGTGACAGTTCCCAAGGATGCGGTGCaggaggctgctccagcagggacaaTCCCCAAGGATGAAGCGCAGGAGGCAGCCCCAGATGATGTGACAGTCCCTGAGGATGCTGTCCCGGATGATGTGACAGTCCCCAAGGATGCTGTCTTGGGTGATGTGACAGTCCCTGAGGACACGGTCCCAGGTGATGTGACAGTCCCCGAAGATGCTGTCCCAGCAGGGACGGTCCCCGCGGATGCTGTCCCAGGTGATGTTACAGGCCCTGAGGACACGGTCCCAGGTGATGTGACAGTCCCCGAGGATGCAGCCCCAGATGATGTGACAGTCCCCGCGGATGCTGTCCCAGATGATGTGACAGTCCCAAAGGATGCTGTCCCAGATGATGTGACGGTCCCCGCGGATGCTATCCCGGGTGATGTGACGGTCCCCGCGGATGCTGTCCCAGATGATGTGATGGTCCCCGCGGATGCTGTCCCAGCAGGGACGGTCCCCGCGGATGCTGTCCCGGATGATGTGACAGTCCCAAAGGATGCTGTCCCGGCTGATGTGACAGTCCCCGCGGATGCTGTCCCAGGTCCTGTGACAGTCCCCGAGGATGCTGTCCCAGCAGGGACGGTCCCCGCGGAGGGCAGCGCGGACGCTCCCCAGAGCCGCGGGGCCCTGCCCGGCTGTCCCCGGGCCCCGGGCGGCCCCGGTGCCGAGGCGGAGGCGGAGGCGGAGCGGGCACCGGCAGCCCCGGCGGGGAGCGGAGCCCCGGGCCCCGAGAGCGGCTGGGATCGGAGCCTGAACGGGGAGCGGGAGCAGCTCCGGGAGGACGGGACGGGCTCGCCGGGCGCCccggaggagcaggagcaggaggaggaggaggagaagcaggaCCACGACATCTCCCTCTTCGTCAAG GAATCGCTGGCGTGA